Proteins co-encoded in one Candida albicans SC5314 chromosome 3, complete sequence genomic window:
- a CDS encoding uncharacterized protein (Protein of unknown function; induced by Mnl1 under weak acid stress; transcript detected on high-resolution tiling arrays; Spider biofilm repressed): MIQVIGRARNKVSHMVELYSNRDPDEVRCFRQQMAAFYGIRAACNNCCGVVDAEHEDMLRKLWEDEPEETNQYDEIVVVAETEEEKNWYDEIVDEAESIMQQIEMGNPVIGSTFKYCKMAKYIQMFKSQPTFEHVDMCGYCYMPVAYCTRGRHGCRYQKTVKNVMMVRWILGDIDVEGIKEIIGGVEGVEQINWIRENEEYASAGIREYCQRMVSHSFINVDELPRGMPTTQSMFLMVVEQWKDRSVFGEGEEDQAVARKADGYFASNWRNEVEYMTFKMEDRCKWCGVGVGRHQCCGRFIKKLLYAIFVDERMRGYVGDMRIFEHWFEAVGVGEVFMRLVIRYYEVVTE; this comes from the coding sequence ATGATTCAAGTGATTGGACGTGCACGTAACAAGGTCTCGCATATGGTGGAGCTATATTCAAATCGGGACCCCGATGAGGTGCGGTGTTTTAGACAGCAGATGGCGGCATTTTATGGGATTCGAGCAGCGTGTAATAACTGCTGTGGAGTGGTTGACGCCGAGCACGAGGATATGTTGAGGAAACTCTGGGAAGATGAGCCGGAGGAGACGAACCAGTATGATGAgatagttgttgttgctgagACTGAGGAGGAGAAGAATTGGTATGATGAGATAGTTGATGAGGCCGAGAGTATTATGCAGCAGATTGAGATGGGCAACCCGGTGATAGGCAGTACTTTCAAGTATTGCAAGATGGCGAAGTATATTCAGATGTTCAAGAGCCAGCCCACGTTTGAACATGTTGACATGTGCGGATACTGTTACATGCCGGTTGCGTACTGCACTCGCGGAAGACATGGGTGCCGGTATCAGAAGACGGTGAAGAATGTGATGATGGTGAGGTGGATCTTGGGAGACATTGATGTTGAGGGGATCAAAGAGATTATTGGTGGGGTGGAAGGGGTTGAACAGATTAACTGGATTCGTGAGAACGAGGAGTATGCGAGTGCTGGGATTCGGGAGTATTGTCAGCGGATGGTGTCGCACAGTTTTATCAATGTGGATGAGTTGCCTCGGGGGATGCCGACGACACAGCTGATGTTTTTGATGGTTGTGGAACAGTGGAAGGATAGGAGTGTGTTTGGGGAGGGCGAAGAGGATCAGGCGGTTGCTCGGAAGGCTGATGGGTACTTTGCAAGCAACTGGAGGAACGAGGTTGAGTATATGACGTTTAAGATGGAAGACAGGTGCAAGTGGTGTGGCGTTGGAGTCGGGCGGCATCAGTGCTGTGGGCGGTTTATCAAGAAGTTGTTGTATGCGATATTTGTTGACGAGAGGATGCGGGGGTATGTTGGGGATATGCGAATTTTCGAGCACTGGTTTGAGGCTGTGGGTGTTGGGGAAGTGTTTATGAGACTTGTGATTAGGTACTATGAAGTGGTGACAGAGTAA